CTCAAAAATTGCCTCGGAAAAGGGAGGATAGGTGTAAAAAGTTCATAGCACAAGGCTCAGAGGTGGACAGGCTTCCTGCCTTAAACAGTCTGTCGCTCCTGAGTAAGCAGCTTAAATCTGtgcacctcagtttccttttctctgaaaTGATCATGgcctctccacatcctttctctgAATTAGGGGAGGTAGGTGTGGCCATTTGTTGGCTTCTTCACCTGATTGAGCCTCAGGCGTTCTCCATTCCTTCCCTTCTTTGGACTCTCCGACAGTGGCTTCTAAACTTTCAGGACATGCCCCTTTGTAAACACACACATGCGTACACAAAATTTGCTGAAAACATGATTGTTATGATGGTTTCGATGGtttctattctgttctattttgatttaaaaacaaaacaaaacaatggttATGACACATTTAATTGATTTCATGACCCCCTCACTTAGCTCAGCTTCGAGAAACACTGCCCAGAATCTGGCTGCTTTTGTGAGGAGATGTATCCCAGATCTTTTGAACCAATGGCCTCTAATCAACGGGCTGTAATATATTATGTAAGAAATACATGCTGTTTTTCTCCATTGTGGTCTTTTCGGTTTTATGGAATTCTAACACAAAACCTGAAGCCTCACTTTAGCACCTGGCATAAAAATGAAGGCTTTATTTTTCCCCTTGCTGGGGGAAAGGCACTCACCTTTCTCGAGCACCTTTTCTGTTGTAGGTTCTATGCTGGGAGCTTTCTCATGGGTCCTCTTGTGAACCTCTCCAACTGTGAAGGgagattttctctttcccttcagtctgttttAAAGTAATGCAGAGGgcagtgggtgtagttcagtggttggaTGCTTGCTTCCTGTacacaaggccccaggttcaatccctggcacctcctaaaaaaaatagagTTTTATTAACTTTCTTAGAAAAGTGACCCATTGCAGAAGCATTAAAACTCTAACATgaaacaaacacataaaaaaaagagaaaaataaaagaaaaaacaaaaacagagaaatctagtatataaaatatgtttaagTTCTACTATCCAAATTCAACGCTTTTAATGTTTTTATGGATTTTCTTCTAGGCTTTTTGTAATGCTTAAGTTTTTTTCATTGTCTAAGTATTAAAGTAATAAATTATCATTGTAGAAAATTTACAAAGTTCAGGAAAATATAAACAACCAGAACAAGCTCCAGTCATAATCCTATAACCTAAGCACAACTGCTagaatatttcctcccattgtttTTCTTTGGATGCATTTTTCATCATTGAGATCATTCTCACTGCATGTAAAGTTTTGGTtctacagttttattttctttttaaaatggtaattttAGTTATATAAATAGTATGTACTtttttgcaaaaaagaaaaaacataaaaaatataaaaataaacatatactgAGCAATAGCCACTATtaacattttctatttatctttataGGATTTTTCTCAGTTCATATTTTAACTATATTCTCTGTTCACCTAATAGTATatcaggaaaatattttatgtcaATAAATGGTAAttcttgtcatcattttaaaaatactttttcaaactcgcagaaagttgcaaaaatagtaggGAACTTTCATATACCCTGTACACAGATTCAccagtttttattttcctgaacCATTTGAAGGTAGGTTGAATTCATCATGCTATCTAACTCCTTAATACTGTGTATTTTCTGAGAATAAGAATGTTCTCTAATGAACCATGGTAGAGTTATCAAATGTAAGAAAATTAACTTTGATAGAATAATTTTAATCTAATATACAGTCTACATGgcagttttataaattttcacaataatgtcctttatagcaATTTTTTCCCCTCTAGTACCAGACCCAGTTCAGGCTTACAAGCTGTCTTTAGTTGTAAATATCCTCGTTTTTAATGAATAGAACTCAGTTTTCTGGATGTATTTAATTTGTCTTCTACTGATTCTCATTTAGTtgcttgcattttcttctttcttttgacttttgTCACATAATGTCATATTATTTTTCTAAGTCAATGTAAGAGTTTCATAAGAACCATCATTTTTAAGGTCTAGAAGATACTCTATcagtaaatatataatttactgaAATCTCTGCTGTTAGATATTTAGGTTGATTTTTAGGGGATAAAAATATGTGTAAAACTGTTCTTTGTAGATAGGTATTTCCATTTTTAACCTTATTATCTTAAAATATCTTTACAAATGTGAAAATAGTGGGTTTAAGGATCAtacctattttctcttttttccctcccaATAAAGAAAGTTGGCCCTAAAATGCTGGATCATGAAGGGAAAGAAGTCCCGGGAAACCGAGGTTACAAGTACTTTGGAGCAGCCAAAGATTTGCCTGGTGTGAGAGAGCTGTTTGAAAAAGAGCGTAAGTAACTGATGCTTGTGAAGATTTTAACCCCTGCTTGTCGGTAATAATTGTGAGTAAGTATGTTACGTGCTAAATTCTTTTCCTCTATCATTTCTTAGCTGCACAACGACCTGTAATATAGGAATAACTGTtcccagtttttttttgtttgtttttttttttttttttttttaagatttatttttatttatttaattcccctcccctcccccggttgtctgttttctgtgtcttttttgctgcttcttgtttctttgtccgcttctgttgtcatcagcggcacaggaattgtgggcggcgccattcctcggcaggctgctccctccttcgcgctgggcggctctccttatgggtgcactccttgcacatggggctcccctacgccggggacacccctgtgtggcacagcactccttgcgcgcatcagcactgcgcataggccagctccacacgggtcaaggaggcccggggcttgaaccgcagacctcccatgtggtagacggacgccctaaccactgggccaaagtccgtttccctgttcccAGTTTTTAAATGAGAAACCTCAGACCCTAGGATTTGAACTCACAGACCCAGGGCCACACAGTTGGGCCTGGAAAGCGAGCCCAGGATGGCTGGTGCCAAATTCCATGCTTTCTGCAGATACTAGTGAGTCTGGATAAGGAGTTTGCCAGTCTGAAGTTTCTCAAAACCATTGGGACACAAGGTGCAGTCTCTGAAGTTCATTAAGTCAGGTTCATGGTTCCGCTGACGGACTTGTCAGTTGAGAAAACTGtacctgaaaaacaaaacacGGGCAGAATGCCAGTGTGAGAAAACAGATGAAAGGTAAGCTGCTCTGTGTGGCTCTCAGTGGGGACCCTTCATCGGTCCtccttttccccccttccccacctcccacagTGGCCCTGGGGAACCAGCTCAGCCTTAGGGCTTTCACATACACAATTTGAAGCCACTGGTCTAGAGTTTTAGTGTATTTTGATTTTGCTGTTTAGAAAAGTAGTTTAAACACTataggaaaaaaatgtgaaaagcagAAAATGGTAGCAGTATTGGCACCACTGTTGtcatttaatgtattttcttccagttggttttcctatttttaaaaaagcgtAAATcctgcttctttaaaaattcattctgtCAAAATTTTTTCATGCTTCATTACCATTACTTAAAAATGATTCAAAATTTAAATACCACATATGGAAGCAATACATTATTATTACGGCGAGGTTGTAAAATAAagcaaatcaggaaaaaaaaatcacctataATTTTCACAACTTGATGATGACTGTTAAGATGCTGTGGCATATTTCCCTCCAATTTTTAAGGGTCATGAGGGGAGCTTCTAGATTAAGTTTATGCTGTATatggtgggtttttaaaaaaatttattctagtcatagattttttttttttaaataaaagaaagtatgTCTTTCTGGGTATAATTCAGATAGTACAGAAAGAGCTACAGTCCCCTTGACCTCCCAGGCCCACTTTCCCTGCTAGAGGGCACATTATTTTTTGTCTGGTGCCTTCCAGGCCTTTTCCATGCTTTTCCGTGTGTCTTTCTTCAGTTAAATGTCTTCATTGTACATGACAGATGACTGCACCCAAATTGacttaaaaagaagagaaaatgtatgGGCTCAGGGACTGGAAAGCCCGTGGGTAGTTTGGCTTCAGGAGTCCAGGTCACGGTCGCTCTTTGTGTTTCGACTTCTACCATGCGAGCGTCCTCTGCTTTGGTCTCTGCTTGTGACAGCACATTGTCCATCGCGGACTTACATCTTGTGCTTTCTCAGCGTCAGATTCCAGCCCCCTAGCATCGAAACAGAATTCCCCAAACTGAGTCTGCTTGGCTCTGATTGATCCCAGCTCCACCCTTAAACCCTCAACCAGTCCTTGTGGCCAGGATACGTGTCACACAGTGTCCTGAGCTGGCCGGGCCTCAGCCACAGGTTTTTTATAAATTAGGATAGATGCCTTCACGTGGACTGATTGGATCAGAGTTCTAAGCACTGAGTTAAAGGGTGGTGCCACCATATAATCTCAGTAGTACAGAGAAGTGCCTATTGCAGTGTCTCTTTATGAATATATACTATATGGCTGCACAGCATTGTATAGGAAGGAGGCTCTAGTGTGATTGTGACTTGGGAAATTCAGCTCCGTTGGTGCTCTTTCTTTTAGCTCTTCCTCCTCCAAGGAAGACGCGAGCTGAGCTCATGAAGGCCATCGATTTTGAGTACTACGGGTACCTGGATGAAGATGATGGTGTTATCGTGCCTTTGGAACAGGAGTATGAAAAGAAATGTAGGTCGATGGGCATTACATTTCCTTACAGACGGCGTCCAGTTTCTCTTCACTCCTTTGAAAATGGGTTTAAAACAGTGCTTTGCACCAGGAGGGAGTTTTCCTTGTTGCCAGTGGTCTCTGGAGTGTGTGGAGTTCCCACCTCCCTATGCGTATCCATGAGGCGGGTTGTGAGGCAGCTGGGGCTGTCACAGGCCAGGAGCAGCAGGCGGGGGATGCCACCCAGAGCTGCTTCTGGTCTCATCCTTCTGCTGCATGTGCTTACCATGTAGATTCGTTCCCAGGTTGACCTCTCCGAGAATCATGCAACGGTGCCCATGAAGCAGCTTTAGATCTGCTTGAAACACAGCTCCAGGGTTACAATTCAGTATCCCCCTCCCGCAGCCTCTGGTATCCTCTGGTCTCCTTTCTGTGTCtcatgaatttccttattctaggTATCTCACatgagtgaaatcatacagtagtGTCCTTGTGTGCCTGGCTTGTCCCACTTAGCATCACATCTTCCTGGCTCACCTGTGTAGCGATGGGCATCGCGTGGACGCAGCGGCAGGCATCACTTCCCAAGTACTTCCTCCGTGCTAAACACCACATGGGCTTTCTTTGGAAGCCCCTTGACAATCTGTGAAGAATGCAGTTAATCCCCATCTTACACAACCAGTCAGGACTTGGACTCGGATGGTCCAGCATGCTCCATCTCTGCTCTGTTTTTCAGCAGGTGTGCCGGGAACCCACCCGGGTTGTTGAACTGGCGGGGCTCTGAGGACTTTGCTTAGGTGGCTGCCTTGGAAGGGACTGGAGCAGGTACTTGCAcaacagtgttcacagcagcatgaTTCACGAGAGCCGAGAGGTCCCAGCGCCTATTGTCCATTCACAGATGAATGAGTATGCAAAATGCGGTCCCTCCGGACAATGGAATGTCCCTTAGTTGTAGAAAGAAATGTGGTTCTGGTGCATGCTACTACACAGTGAATCTCCCTCTGATGCTAAGTGGGATAAGCCAGGCACGCAAGGACCACTGCTggatgatttcacttatatgaaatatgtgGAATAAGGAAATTCATGAGACACGGAAAAGAGACCAGAGGGATACCAggagctgaggggagggggacactgaactgtatacttaaaagtggttaaattagggaattttatgttgtatatatatgttataatataaattaaaaaaaaaaacctttaaaagcTGCCTTGCAGAAACTTAAAGCCAGACCTGTTGGAAGGCAAGACCACCCCTCATACCCATTTCCCACCCACCAGGGCAGAACAGAGGGGTCCCTTTTCCGGGGCTGACGCCCTGCCTGGTGTTTAGGGCTAATTTAGAGCCTGGAGTAAGTTGCATCTGCTCTCCCTTGTCTTTAGTGAGAGCTAAATTAGTGGAAAAGTGGAAAGTTGAGCGAGAGGCCCGGCTGGCAAgaggagaaaaggaggaggaggaggaggaggaagaggaagaggtcAACATCTACGCTGTCAACGAGGAGGAGGTACTGGGCCGCTCCCCGTGGGCCGCCGTCCTGTGCTCCGAGCTGTGAGGCGTTGATTTCAGGGTAGCACGGGAGGAAGGAAGTGTGGCTCGTTAACAAGGGAGCAGGGGTCAAGCCCGGCTCTGCCCCTACCTCCAGCCTCACCCTCAGCTTCCTCTCATGGAAGATGGGTGTGGAAATCACCTCTGAGGATTATGGGAAGGGTTTCAGAGAAGTATGGCTGGGGAAACACTTTGGAGCTACACCTTAACACAGAGGTtagctctttttatttatttctgcctccccgcccccgccccattctcccgttgtctgctctcggtgtccattcactgtgattTCTTccgtgcctgcttgtattctcattaggcggctctgggtaccgatcctgggaccttctggagtaggagagaggtgattactctcttgcgccacctgaGCTCCCCTGTCctgctgcatcttcttattttctctcccctgtgtctcttgttgtgtaatcttgttgCACCAGTTCTCCacgtcggccggcactcctgtgcagggtgactTTTCCCACAtaggggggctgtcctgtgcggggccgcattcctgcgtgggccagctcgctgcatgggccagctcgccctcaccagcaggccctgggcatgggaccctggacttcctatgtggtagacgggagcccaattggttgagccacgtccatttcCCAGAGGTTAGCCCTTTACTTACTAGGGATGGACCTGCTGAGATACGGGCATTGGAGGCATAGACACATATGAAGCCATACGAGCTTTAACCCATgacctcatcatttcctttttttttttttttccccgtgGTCAGGAAACTTATTTTTAGAATTAGCCAGCTGGACTCAGTTTAGATGATCCCAGTTTTGCGGGCAGCATCCGGGTGGTCCTAGCAGGAGCCAGCTGAGCAcaggcctcctccctgccctcaggcctGCTCGGGTGCTGACCTTGGCCGCAGCAGCGTCACGGAGCTTCTTCACGGCCTGTCTGCTCTGGCGCTGTTGGCCTGACGTCCACAGCGAGCCAAGTGTGTTGTCTTTGCTCTCCGTCACGGTGACTCCGTGGTCAGGGGCTTGGTGATGGCACAGTGGTCAGGCTTGTTTTTTGTGGAGATATTTGGGTGTTTCTGGGATGCAGCGTCTTAGCCTGCTGGAAGGTGGGTCGTGTGCGGAGCTTCTTTTGTATGGCAGCGGACGCCTTCCAGTGCTGTTGTCTTGCCTCACAGCCTTTGCTTTGACTCCAGTTTTGGGATGGGCAGTGGCTTCCTTCACTTCCAGCACCATCTTCGTGACAAGGACCTCATCGttgtttttaggtaccagggatcgaacccgggacctccctgggaagccggtgctcaactgcGGAGCCACgttggcttccttgagttggttttttcgtttgttttgcttgttgtttgttttttttttttcaggaggtaccaggaaccaaacctgggaccttcgttgtgggagatgggtgctctGCTGCTTTTCTCCTTACCTGCTCCCATCGTCATGTCTTTTAAAATGGCAGTGGCAGTAGCTCCTCTGTAGTTTAACACTGCCTtgtacagatggggaaacaggCCTGGGGCCAGGAAGGGACTTGCTGAGCGGCTCAGGGTGGGGCAGAGTGACCCTCCCCGCGGGCGGTGCCCCTGAGCTCCCAGCTCCTGTGTGAGTCCTGCCGTGTGGGGGCAGTCATCCCCAGGCAGGACCAGAACGCAGCTGACGCGCTAGTCTGAGAAAGGGGAGGCAGGGTCTCACCCCAGCTCCTGTGTGCGTCCTGCCGTGTGGGGGCAGTCATCCCCAGGCAGGACCAGAACGCAGCTGATGCGCTAGTCTGAGAAAGGGGAGGAAGGGTCTCACCCCAGTGCAGATGACAGGCCAGGTTCCCTTGACGTCACTAGTGAGGAGGCAGGCCCAGAGAGGTTTAGCGACTCAGTCAGGGCCACACAGGATCTATCAAACCTGAGGTGCATGCTCAGGTCTCGCTAACTAGCAGTGGGGATCAGTGAAGGGTTTGAAGCAAGACGACATCATGCTCAAGGTGCACATATTCATCTGCTCATTGAGTGATGCCGGGTTCATTAGTGGCTTCTGTGAGCCAGGCCTGTGCCCAGTGCAAGTTCTGGGCATGCAGCTCCCGGCCTGGTGGGGAGCCAGCAGGCACAGGGATAGACTGGAAGTGGCTGCTGGGACGGGAGCTCGGAGAGAGCCACATGGGCTGGGAGAGCCCACAAAGGCTTTCCTGGGGAAGGGACCCTTCGGCTGAGGTTTGGAACATGAGGAGGAGTTGGCCAAGCACAGAAGGGAGGGaaatgttccaggcagagggagtgGCAGGTGCAGAGGCTGCGTGTGCTGGAAGGTTCTGTGGTGCGCGTGAAGGGCAGAGCGCAGACCAGCGTGGTGGGACATAGAGCTTGGCATGCAAGGGGGCGGCTTTTTGGTTTGAAATAAGTGTAGATTTACAGGAAGTTACAAAGATAGAGGTCCCATGTACCCTGTCCCCAGTTGCCCCAAGGGGTTCCATCTCTGTAGCTGCAGCACAGTGTCCAAACTGGAGAAACCGACATTGGTCCAGTGAGTGTGCATTGCTCTAAGTCATTCGATCACGGGGGTAGAGCCACGTAACCGTCGCCGGAGTCAAGCTCCAGAACTTGCCGTCACCACAAAGCTTGCCCTCCTGCTGCCCCATCACAGTCCCAGCCACCTCCCTCCCTGTGCTGTCCCTAACCCCTGGCAGCAACTAGTCTGCTGTCCATTGCTATAATTTGTCATTTAGAAAATTTTACGTAAGTAGAACCAGTCAGCATGTCACCTTTTGAGATTGGCCTCTGCACTCAGCCCAGTGCCTGGTAGGACTGTTAGGTTGCTGTGCCTCTGCAGTGCCTTCCTGTCTTCTTGCCGAGTGGTGCTCCCCTCACACAGGTCTAAGCGCGCAGCAGGTTGAACGCGCCCTTCGAGGAAGTAGAGTGGAAGAAGCAAGAGCCTGGAGGCTCCCCTCCTGCCCCGAGGTGCTCTCCTACCTCTGATAGCGAattgctttttctcctttctgaacGTCCTATATGAACGTAACCATGCATACACTTTTGTGCCTGGTGCTCCTAGTATTTGGTGTCCAGTGTGGGGCCACGGCAGGCAGGCTGTGAACGTCCTTGTGTGTGTCCTTGGGGGACAGTCCTTTCAGATGAGTACACTCAGATCACGGGGGTAGGCACGGATCAGCTTTAGGAGATCCAGCCAGTTTCCTAAAGCACTTGTACCAACTTTGACTCCTGCCAGGAGCGTACGAGAGGTTCCCACCAaaggtggttgtttttttaaccttttttaaagatttattttatttatttcttcccacccccaccccccgttatgtgctctctgtgtctgttcatcttttttaggaggcaccgggaactgaatccgagacctcccatgtgggagggaggtgcccagtggctcgaaccacctctgctccctttttaactttttattttgaaatattttcaaacttacagaaagtAAGTTTGAAAGTTACTTAGTTTTGTAAGTTATAGTTACTTAtacaaacccatacagagaactccggCATACTCCTTAACTCCCAGATAGACAGattctaacattttgccacattagtGGTATCATTTTATCTTCCTGCCTACCTACTTGTCTGTCCATCCACCATCCATACATCTGTcaacctatctatctatctgtctgtctgtctctgtcaaTCCATtatctgaacacttgagtgtaggctgTATGCATCATGTTCCTTGAATACTTAATGCTTTCgtgtacatttcctgagaacaaggatcttcacttatgtaaccacctaaAGGGCAGTGATCgagttcaggaaatttaacattgagaTAAAGATTATGGTCTGTGTTCCAGTTTTTCCCTATGGCCCCATAagcctttttctttcctgagagcaatgtaggtttacagaaaatcatgacaaagtacagagttctcatataccctccCCTCTTTGCATTGGTATGATacttttgttacatttgatgaaacaatgttactgtaattatacttttaaatgtagttcatagtttatattagggttacTGTTTGTATGGTACAGTTGTATGgttttgaaaaattttcattatggtaacatatgtacaacctaacatttctcattttaactgctttcaaatatacaattcagtggtgtaaGATACATTCAGATTGttatgctactatcaccaccattcattaccaaaactttgtaTCTCCCTAAGCACAAACcaatttaagtattaactccctcTCCCCTACCATTGCCCCAAtacctggtaatctgtattctagtttctatcCCTATGCatttgcctattctaattatttcatataagtgggatcctataatattttcctttcgtatctgtcttctttcaccgaacatgatgtcttcagggtgcATCCATGCTTTCCGTGGATCAGAACTTCAtcctgaataacattccattgtgtgtccATCTCACACTTGTGCACCCATTCATCTTTTGCTGgagacttgggttgcttccatctttggtaATTGTGGTTAATGCCACTAGAAACATCAACGTACAGCTATCTGTTTGAAtctctgctttcaaatcttttgggtgTATCCCTAGAAGTGGGACTgccaggccatatggtaattctgtacctAACTTTCCGAGGAacggccaaactgtcttccacagtgcctgaaccgttttacattcccacagcCGTGAATGgtgagcagacagctgggggggtagtaataaatagataataataataataaatcttaaaaaaaaaataaatttatagataaTACATTCACAAATTTCAAAAACCAAAGAGGATATAACTGTATTCAGCAAAGAGTCTCTTTCCCATCTCTGTTCCCCACCTCCCAGTTCTCATGCTGTTACTAGTTTCTATTCTTACTTTCTCTCCTTACATGAAAAGTAGTATAATATACACAGGGTTTTGCTGCCTTTTTATTCAATAATGGGTCTTGGAGATCTTTCTATGTCGTTTCAGAGCTTCCTcgttagttcttttttttttgtagccgCGCAGAGTAGTACGTTTTTTTAACGTTACGGCATTTCTGTCTTTAACTCGTCTCGCGCTGATGGCCTCTGGTTGCTCTGTTCGCAGTCGGATGAGGAAGGCGGCCTGGAGAAGGGAGGGGATGACGGGCAGCAGAAGTTCATCGCTCACGTCCCAGTGCCATCACAGCAAGAGGTAGACGGGGACTGGCTCCtggagtcgggggggggggggggggggggcggaacaCGACATGACTGTCTCTAAAAGCCCACTCCGTGGCAGCCTCGAGGGCGTTTTCCTCAGCCCTTCCAGCCCCTGAGGCAGCTCTAGGTCCTGAccacagggcagggcagggtgtGGACTCCAGAAAGGGGTGAGACCCTCTGCCTTCAATGACACATCAAATACGTGTTCAGAGGGTTCCAGCAGGAGAGTTTAGACGGGCTCCTGGGGGCCCGCGCCTGCTGGAACTCCCTCAGGGCGGGGTTCTTGGCAGGGCTTGGCGGGCGTCCCTGAGGCGGGAAGCACGAGCCCTTTCCTCTTGCTCTCCGCAGATTGAGGAGGCGCTTGTGCGCAGGAAGAAGATGGAGCTCCTCCACAAGTACGCAAGCGAGACGCTGCAGGCCCAGAGCGAGGAGGCCAAAAGGCTCCTGGGGTACTAGTGCCAGCCAGGCGATCCGCGGCCCCCCAGCCTCACGCGTTAGCCCATGGCCTCTGTGGGACTGCAGAGAGACGGGCCAGCTTCCCACCGTTCATGCTCTTCTGGCCTCGCTGTTAAGCTCGTGTCCTGATCCCAGCAGGGCTCTATCCATTGCTTCCCCGCTGGGCTGTCTTGTACTGATAATTTTGTATAAATATTTTGCTACTGTAAGCATCCTTTTCTTATTTTGGAGTGTGTAAGACAGGTTGTTAATTGCCTGAACGTGCTTTATTTAGCCTCACACTGTGTTTTCTGGAGGAGAGAATCAATTAGTggccaacatttaaaaatgtaattttacatAAAAACCCATATAACTTGTCCTGAAAAATGAGAAGCTGAGATGTCCTGGAGCCCACATTCCCACTTGTCCACCAGCCGTAAGCCACAGCGGTCCTTTTTGGACCAGACTGTGCTCTCAGGGCTCTGGGGTGCCACGCAGCCTGCTGCCCCCGTCCTGCTGGGCGGGGAGAGCTGGGGGCTGCTGCCTGTTTTATAGCTGTTCTGGAGAGAACTATTTTTAGTAAAAACTTTTATATCAAAGGAAACCCTGTGTCTCAGACCATTCCCTGGGCTTAGTGTTCCGAAGTGATGATTACATCGGAGTGGGGGGTTCAGAGTCACTGAAAGGGCGCAGCCGGCCTGCAGGGGAGTTTCCCGAAACGCCCGGGGCGCCGGGAGGGAGTGGGCGCAGACCCCAGGCCCGTCTTGGCAGTGAGACCGGTAGGCACCCCGCGTGCTGGCGGAGTGTCGTGTAGGCCCGGCTGCGGGGACCCTCCGGGGTGTCGGCCCTGGGCCCTGAGTGCGCTGACACCTGGGGCCCAGGGTGGGCGCTGAGGATCTGCACCCCGAGCTGGCGCCTGTCTTCCAGCCCTCTCCTTTCCCCTGGGAGACGCAGAGGCTGCCGCCTCGGAGGCTCCTGCCCAGAGGGGCCACGGGGGAGCCTGGGAGTGTGGGGTCCTCTGTGTGGGGGCTGCAGCTCGGGCTGCGGGAGCAGGGGTGCCGGCTGGCAGGAGGCCGGGCCCAGCGAGCTGAGGCTCTGCAGGTGGGTCGGGCGCTGGCCCCGGGGAGCAGCTCGGTGGGAAAACGGCCCAGGGCTGCGTGGCTGCAGGTGGCGAGGGCCAGGGGAGGGCTCGGGGGGCGAGGAGGTTCCCGCGGGCTCCCGAGG
The Dasypus novemcinctus isolate mDasNov1 chromosome 26, mDasNov1.1.hap2, whole genome shotgun sequence genome window above contains:
- the ISY1 gene encoding pre-mRNA-splicing factor ISY1 homolog gives rise to the protein MARNAEKAMTALARFRQAQLEEGKVKERRPFLASECTELPKAEKWRRQIIGEISKKVAQIQNAGLGEFRIRDLNDEINKLLREKGHWEVRIKELGGPDYGKVGPKMLDHEGKEVPGNRGYKYFGAAKDLPGVRELFEKEPLPPPRKTRAELMKAIDFEYYGYLDEDDGVIVPLEQEYEKKLRAKLVEKWKVEREARLARGEKEEEEEEEEEEVNIYAVNEEESDEEGGLEKGGDDGQQKFIAHVPVPSQQEIEEALVRRKKMELLHKYASETLQAQSEEAKRLLGY